TTCTTATATTGGTTTTCAATATTTAGTGTAAATGACATTTATTTTGAATATTAGTGGaggtatttttatatttatttaattctatAGTTAAATTTGAATTTGTGTGCATACGTGTAAATCTACATGTTAATGTCGTTGTTCATATACAAGTATCTTAGCCTCTCATCCACATGTCGGATGATGAGGAAATGTTCGAGAACCCAAAAAGACTAAAAAGAACTCGTAAAACTGGAAAATAACAGGTGCAAGTTGATTGGAATTCgtaataatttaaatttggcGGCAGAAacgtttttttaaattattgcgGTGTCGTGATGCTAATTGGTTTTTAAGCGCATCTAGACATCGAAGCAAAaagttatagaaaagaaatgcctccaaaacttaccaaaagtGGCTCAAAGAATATTAAAATCAGCTTAGCTTGGAAGATGCAACGTGATTGGACAGAGAAAAACTCGAGCGGAAAGGCGTGCGGCTCTCGACTTGGAAGGAAGGAGTGCGGCTCACGACTTAGGTGAAAGAGGATTGGCTCAACGGAAGGATCGACTCAATGGAAGGAGATCAGACTCACGACTCAAAAGAAAGGGAACGACTCACGGCTTGCGGACGCCACGACTTGGGCAGAGGTGTGGCTTGCGATTAACTTTCACGTTTAAGCTATTGTCCCCTTTAAGTGGTATATTTTTTACAGGTTTATCTTCATAGTTATCATAGTTTTAGATTGTCAAAGTCTTCTAGTAAACAAATTCTTTCATTAATTCTTATCTTGGTTTgcaattttcatttattttgtaatattaGTGCAGGTATTTTTATATTCatttaactttttaattaaattatatggTGTGCATATATATACCCATCCATTTAGTTAATCTACATCTCGTTAATAGCTAGTTTATTgttcatgtatatatatatatattaatgaaaattttcataaatctaacaaactactaaaaatatttacgattcatacatttagtcattttttaaatattttaggtttgttctttcatctttttctcatcttcaattttttttattgtcttcCTCTTTAATCTTCTCTTTTAGCTgccatttttccatttttcttcttttcttcttctttttacaccgtcatttttccatctttcttctttttcccttctttttttaCACTGTTTAGATTAGAGTAACCAAAGCTAAAAGATTGTGCATAAAGaatcaattaattaaaccatcgtgtaactaaattaaacgataaaattgaaaaaacaaatctaaaccatcatttaccaaacaatagccaaatttaaacgatcgtctacaaaatatattacgtgcataATCAAATATATTAGTACATTGTTGATAGagatttttggtattttccattacAGACCTGTAGGCCTTTTCCATTGTTAGAATTGTTTGTAAGTATTTTGcggttttgttatatttttgaaaagacacTGTGTTAATctctattaatatttttattataaacttcaaacatttattttaaaaattattattattattatttaatcaattttcaattaaaattaagCTCGGATAACGAAATTACTATTGTTTGAAAGTAAATTGAACTCCGGACTTAAATAACCATGACAATTTTGACCATATACTTGAATGTGTTAGCAATATATAACTTTGAAAACATATTTAGGTATGATTTCAATTGGATTATAAAACGTATGCCCTATGCAACTTTGATTGTGAGTTCGAACAATGTCTTTCAATagttaatttatatattaattaatgacGTTATAGAGATGGAAATTGTTTTCCTTTTGTAACAAAATGGGTGAATTAGGAAAACTTGTGCAGATGATATAAAAATGACAACATTGACCAGGATTCCAAATTTCCAAAATTGTGAAATGAAAATATacatttcaaaataataaaattagagGTAATTgctattgttttatttttttaggtAGTAGAGATCTTCCCCTCTCAATTAGCCTAAACAAATATATCAAATTTTATGCCTTTGAATTTAGTTTCATCCCTAACTACGAAACAATAAAAATGGTTTGGAGATTCTAAATCAGGTGCTAAAAGAGCACTCCCAAAAAAGATGATCAAGCTAAGATCTTCCTCCATCTTCCAACAAAGCATGCATCAAAAATGCCGAACAAACTAAGCGAAGTTCTCGTAAGAAGCATATCAATTGTATTAATCCAACCAAGCAAGATTTGTCAAATAAAGAACCTAACTTTTTTAGAAACCTTAATCCTCCAAACCAGATAAAAATTTGATTCCTTACAGGAGCAAGATCCAACGAGAGATTAAACAAAGACCCTTGTTCCATTTATCAAAGTTTCAAAACTATATGTTTGCCACAAATATTCCAAGTGTTTAAATAAATGTTCAAAAGTATCTGTAAACGGTTAGTAAAAGTCACTTCAAATGACAATACCTATCAATCCACTAGATAAAAAAAGTCCACGAACTACATCCACATCCGACCACTAATTTGAAACGAATAATGTGCAGATTTTTTCACATAATTCCATGATCTGCCTAAAGATCCCAACTTTTGTCTTGTGTAAAGAAAGCATGCATACTCAAATAAAACTCAAAAGACATCACCACCTGTGTCCTTAAAACCAAACTCATATTTTCCTCACAATATTGCTTTAAAACCCAAAATTCCTCAGTTAACGCTTTTAGATTATTATCAAACGTTGTAACACAAACAGTAAAATCTTAAGAAGGCCATGGTAATGATCTTTGTAAATATGGATGAATCTTGCCTCTCCCCTACAAAGTAGAGACaacaagaaaaatgaagaagagggaaaaaaaactAGGAAATCTACAAAAAAAAGTTCGTCATTCATTGTgtattcttcttcttatttctCTTTCTTTGGTTTCTTGGGTAAATGTTTTTGTTTCATCAGTTTGCTCATTACAATTGATATACATATGTTTAATTACGTATGTGTACACGtctatacatatatatgcatatatatataaaagcgACATACAAAAAAGTTACCAATATCTTGAGAAAAATGGCACAACAGTACACCCTATTCAAGATATTGACTTCATGATCACAGAACCACACCAGTTCGTGTTTCAAAGTGTTATTCTAGTATTTTTACAGAAAGACGAGCATTTTAGGCTTTCAACACGATTATGATACGAAACGAACTAAAACGATAGAAAAGCaagtaaataaataacaaaGGGTGGAAATGGCGTTTGTAACCATAGCGTTGCAACGCTACGTAGGTGGGGCGCACAAAAATAAAAAGGGCAGTACAAAAGTATACTAAGTTCTCTATTGATCAAAGTACAAATTAAATGACCTTTGACCAAACagtaaaacgaaaaaaaaaatatactagttctcatatttcattgagCTAAATGAGTTATTTAGCTATCGATAATTGGACgccgttttctttttttagaagtCAAAGGTTGTGTTTTGTCTAAACGTGTAGTATATATGTCAactttggtttttttttcctaaaactTTGTGATAAAAATACAAGGAAAGCGTCAACAACAGTTATTTGAGATGATCCTCGACGAATCTACAGTAGAAACAGCTAACGGTGCAAATAAGTAAAGGCAGTAGAAACACAAGCcattgttaacccagttcgatgatacaacatcaacaacagttttgttacatttataaaagtttccctatcagttaattaattttattttattgtaagattataaataatcaaattaGGGTTGTATTGAGAAGGTTTTGATCTTTACATTTCAATAAAACATTGTTCTTAGAGAGATTTTTCTCAATTTGGATGAACCTTTTTTCTTTATGGCTATAAATTTGGCCTAACACCTCAATTCACCATATCAATAATATACATTATCCAAACATGTTTTTGTAAGTACTCAAATAAAGTGGACCATTGTGCTTGAAAGAAATACTCGACACAATCTGATGATCAATGATAGATCATCAAAATCAGTTGCTTAGCTCCCAAATTAACACAAATCTCGATCTCTAACGTGTGCTCGTCAAAAAAACGGATTAGGATTGATGAAAAATGCTTAGAAAACAGTAGATCTAGAAAGATAGACATATAGCAAGTCTTAATTGAAATAACTCCTTCAACTGCATATTTATCATTGAGATTTTCAAAGGCTAACCAAATCTAGTTTTTGGAAACAAAGATAGAGGTGTTGATAGTGGGAGACAACCTTTTCAGTTTCATACTTTTATTCTAATGTGGTAGTAAAAGCTCAAGAATCACCATGAAATAAGTTATATGTTCCTTCTTACAAACACCATGAAACACACAACAACATGGGCACTCTAAATCCTCAATCCATCTACTGATCTCTCTCCCTTTTGGTAGTTCTGGAAATATGTTTGCAAATAGTTCTTCGTACTTCTGAACAATCTCGGTCTCTTCTCGTCGATCAGCCCCTCGATTGGCTTGATCTCTATATCTTTTTCTGGGCAGCAGAAAGACACCACTGAAATCCTCTGTCTCTCTGAATTCGTCACCGCCCGATGAATAAGGCTCTTGAAGATTCCATTACTCATGATCTCCATACACATAACACATAACATTAGTAATCCCTTAAAAACCCAGTATGTAacatcaaaaataaaaaaatcaaaattaagtATTTAATATTGTTACTTCGGCTTGTTCCCCAATGATGATGAGAAGAGAATCAGCAACGGCAGGAACAGGGACTCTATACCACTGATCATCTTTTCGCAATTCGAGGCCTTCAACTTGTTTGTCGAGTAGAAGAACGGTGATAGCTGTGCCATCGGAGTGTTCTTTGAGTCCAAGAACAAGATGTGGTGTCGAACACGGCGGATAGAAATTGAACCTTTTGAATAAAGTTGGTCGCTTTCCTACTTGATCGGTAAAGCTATTGGGCTCCACGTTTAGGGATCTTGCCATGGCTATCAGCACTGTGTCgattattttcattaattttactGTATACTCATGTAGATCTTCCTTGCTTGAATAAGGGTAATCACTCAATAATAATTCCTATCTATTTGTTTTTGGGTTATTGAAAAGGATTAAAATATCCATCACATGCTGATATATAATGTGTTATTGCATAGTTTTAGGGTTAATGTTTTGAGGGCCGATATATTTCATGAATAGAATTACatgtataaattaaaaaatagatatCATGAATAGAATTACAGGTAGAATCTCAATTTAAAATCATTGATGGAATTACAGGATCTCAATCTAAAATCGTTAAAGAAATCACATGGCAGAATTTGAACTAAAAATTGTTAATGGAATCACATCACATGGGTAAGTTCATATATTAAAATGAAAGGGATCATCGTTGAttgtataaattaaaaaatagatatcagcaactttttttattaaaaatttgaaccATTTTCATTTACTTGTCGTCCTCTATCTTTTCATCCATTAGGAATTTCACTTTTGGAAAataattttagttttgaaaaataattttaaaaaaaagttgaattgATTTAAATCTACAGAAATTTAGAGTTTAAACTGACCTGAAAGATGGAGGATTTAAAGGCCAAAACTCGAGACGTCTTTCATCCTTAGGATTTGTCACGAGATATAAACGATCGGACCAATCTAGAATTTGTTGGtttgaaaaaattaaatcattCCCGTATCCTTCCATTCCATCCACTTCTCTTCCATATCTCATCTTCTCTTCAATGGGCAATGAGAAAAATTGCTCACttatttttctcattttctcCAAAAATGAACTTGAAATACCGTGATTAGTTGCCTGAAACCCCactctcaaattaattaatcgATTTCACTCCATTTCATAACCATTTACGTTTACtgttttatttcaattttttaaaaaactatacTTCATATGTATATACTATAGTTTCAcatttcttgaaaaagaaaattttgaaaatattaggATGGTTAGtagataataaaacaaaaatatatactCTTAAGAGTCTTGAGGTACCCAAGAACAAACAGATACGTGTCCTCAATCTTTGACACAGGCAAACGAACTAAACTATATCTAATAATGTATTTGTTTATATTATCCCTATCTTTAAAACACCAAAAAGTTAACAACAGTATAATACGTTTTCAAACGTAAAAGGAATTGTTGAGATTCATGAAAACTGACCTGAAAGCATCCCCAAGTACTAAGAGCCAACCGGAGGTGGTTCAGCGGAGCCTCGCCCACCGACGCAGATGAAAGTTGAGAAAGGTCAAGGACCGGAATCTGTGCCAATGGAAGTGGAGTATTATTGTTGGAATCTCCGCCGTGGTAGCCGCCTTTGTAAATATAACTTTCGGGCGTATGGCCGCCATTGATGAGAAGTTGTTGTTGGAGTGTTTGTGTTTGTGGGATCTGAGAATTTTGTGCCATTTGTTTATGATGATGTAGAGGTATGATTATGTATTCAtattatctttttattaaagatttaaaagactaaaataccctttttgattttgatttattACACTTTTATGTCTTTTCAATTCAAAGCATTCATTATTGAGGAGGAAGTGATTTATTTTTCTTAGAGGGGTCCATTTTGAATTGTCTTCCATTATTGGTACTCTCAAATTTGtaataaaataagaaagaaaactaaactcacttttagttttataaattaattagcaCACAACTAAAATAAATGGTCCGAAGGAGAAGAAACCCTCTTGAGTGCCCCAATAGAAACTCTACACCATGTGGAGAAACAAAGCAAAACCTTAAATTGAACGACCAAACTAGATTTAGGACTCAACCAAATTTAGAGAAATTAAATTCAAGTTTATAATATAACTTTTTtccaagaaaagaaaagaaaacccttCAAACTTCAATCAATTCAGtcccatgccggattaatcaaaatcaaaatcaaaatcaaaattaattaatcaacctcaatctattattaattattacactacaccaaattcttaaaaatattttcaagttcAAACTATCAACCTCCAACTTCGAGTCTACCCTCCCATGcattactcaaaaactgagatAGAGGGTAGAGCTGAAACACCATAGAACAAATTTAGATTCTTGCAGCCTCCATTGGTCTCTCTCCCTGTTGGTAGTACTCAAAGTAAAGCCCAACAAAGTTCTTCACACTCTTGTACAACCTTGGCTGACTTTCATTAATCAGCTCCTCTAATggttcaatttctttttctgaaTCTGGAAGGTAAAACACTGCCAAGGATATCCTCTCCCTCTCTGAGTTTGTCAATACTCTATGAACTGGACTCTTGAATATCCCATTACTTGTGATCTACAATCAAATCACCACTTTGTTTACCAACATGTTTCACATGCATTTTAGAACAAACAAGTGTTTCTTTTTTTACCTCTACTTGATCCCCCACATTGACGAGAAGAGCGTCCGTAACAATCGGAGCATTGTACCACTCATTGTCTTTCATGAACTGAAGACCTTCTACTTCCTTATCCTGCAACAAAATGGTTATGGCTGATCCATCAGCGTGTGGCTTAACACCGAGAACAAGATCGGGATTTCGACATCGAGGGTAGAAGTTGAACCGTGCGTCAAGTTTAACTTGCTCGCCGTATTGGCTAAGAAAACTACTCTCATCTAAATCCAACGACCTTGCCATGGCCTTGAGGATTTTCTCACTTATCAGCTTCACATTAGTAGTGTACTCACCAACAACTTCCCTACAATGAATCCAAGAACAAGATATGTTTATGTAGATTCATAAACAaaatcacaaacaaaacaaGATTTTAGAAAGAAAACCTAACCTAAATCTTTGAGGATTTGTTGGCCAATACTTGAAACGACGGCTTTGGTGCGGATATACAGTAAGGTATAAACGATCAGTCCAATCAAGAATTTGTTGGTTTGAGAGAATCATGTCGTTCCCATATCCTTCCATTTCATGTTCTTCTTTTAAGTATTTTAATTTCTCTTCCATTGAAAGACCAAAGAATTGTTTCGTTAATTGACGAACTTCATCAAGATATTCACTTGTCATTCCATGATTTATAGCCTACAAGAACATCacaaatatttatgaatatCTTCAATTTAATCTTTAACGGGATCGAGATACAGAGTCCACAGAAATCAGAAATTCCTAACCCCCTTTACAAATTAGTGTTTTAGAGAGGAAAATCAAGAGAAATCGAACCTGAAAGCAGCCCCATGATTGAAGTCCATGTCGGAGTTTCTCCAGTTCCGGTCCGGATTTGGATGAAGAGGAGAGGAGAGCGATGTCGATTACAGGAGCTGCCATTAACGGAGCATTTCGAGCTCCTCGATCGCTTTCTTTATGGATGTATCTTTCAGGGACTTCCCCTTTAGAAGCTACATCTTGAACCGTGCCGGAAGGGTTAGTACTGGCCATGGCTGGTAGGTTGGAAACGACGGCGTTCTGTAGTTCCGATCGCAAAACAGAGTGCATGAAATGGGCTTAGAATCCTTttcaaagagagaaaaaaaaaaggaaaagaaatgggTTTAGAATCAAAGTTGAAGTTATCGGCAGCAATATCGAGAAATACAGAGTGTTGAATCGGAGCCtcataaaattataatataatattaaaaactACAAGAAAAAGGAGGAAGTTGAATTAGACTTTTCAATCAACAATTAAACGAAAACCCATTCTAGAACAGATCTTATTATCATATATTTCTTATTATTCTAAGAAATTGAAGCTCCCCACGAAGTACAAACACTCTTAATCAGAATCATATCAGCAGAAGGAATTCCATTAAAAAAACGAGGAGGAACAACTTTTGAGCTTAGAAATGGCCTTGCAACAAGTGGGATGAGGAGCAATTGGGTGTTTAAACACATCGATCATACATTTCGTCGCCTCTGGAACAAATGAAAAGCAGGGGGAAAAAGAGATATCCTCTGTTAGGAATGGATCAGGTTGAGTTGATTTACCTTCAAAGTAGATGTTTTTAGTGATTTCGCCGCCATTGTTTGTGGAAATTTTGAGTGTAAAGGTTCAGAGAAGGGTTGAATTAGGGGATTTCCTTTTTTTGGTTTCCGAGAGAAAATTGGGGAGTACGGAGGTTAGATATAGGGGAAGAAGAATGGAGTTTGAAAACGTCTGGTATGTTTATGGGAATTGAAAAGTGCAATTCTGGCAATGAAACATTGGAGTTACAGAATTTAGGGTCTAATTTCGAAAAATTCAGCGACCAGAGCATTTCTGTAACTCGAACGGAGGAGGACGGCGGTGTCGGCGGGTTTGACCTCAGCTGCTTTTTGGTGTGTCATCGTTGTCTTAGCGGAGAAAGGCGGCGGAGCGGAGTCGGCATAATTGgaaattttctttcattttgaaTGTCTACTTTAAAAAGTAACTCTAATTTCGAAAAAAAATATTCTCATAAATTGTTTTGAAGTTTTCTtaagataaaaaataattatttttaaattgtgaacgaatcttttaaaaaatataaaaaaactgcAAAATATTTAgacaacaattttgaaaacgggGAGCGCccatgtaaaatacaaaaaaaaaatgactcaGTCAATTAAATCCATCAACAACGTCCACATAATATATtttctacacaatcgtttagatttgactattgtttggtacatgatcgtttagatatgactacaatttatttgttcagttctatcatttaattttattacacgatcgtttaattttgttacgtttaaatttggttacaggatcatttacatttggtccaaatctaaatgattttttttcaaaatttggtacacaatcgtttattttttttacacgatcgtttagattgataGAGATTAAACGAGCACGGCGGAAGAAAGACTGAAAGattactctaattgcaattaattaacaaaaaaaaacccttaaaccgaaagaaaaattagaaatagggtttttttttaaagacaAACTTACTTTCGAAGCTCTGATTGttgcttgaaccaccactaggattgacctactatcctccgaactcagaaccgagttgtgggactcgttggatgaaggaaaccgggagagagagaaaaaaagttgGAAAATAAATATGGAAAAAAGGTTTGGGccttttgttttataaaaacaacATCCTAATTtttgattttaagaaaaaaaaccaaCCTTTTTCTTGAGGCCctaagagcccaatttatagagactttacatgaaggttgcatgtgcatgcaaacACATAGGTCAACAACACATAATCCTCTAACCATTAGTAGGTTTAATGTCTTCATAGTTtgctaacacctagcccactatagtttagtgggtttatccaacaaaatgttggattttctccactaactttggtcaaatggtaaaattgtcatttggtcaaagtcaactttgacttttcaaaccaaaaagtcaacattttgactttttacaattttgtctgtcttgactaattttgaccttccgagcatgaatcagtatttattttctcaagattcaaatcacatttgaatatattgctgatcaaaagtttgacttttcaaaagtaaaaaatcaacattttgactttttacaactttgactatttccatctttttcgagcttccgagtatgaatccacattcatatctttaatatttaaatcccatttaagcataaagctctattagtaatctaaaagccgatggctatatcacatatacttgttagtttctctctcctcttcaAAATGGAataattcgactcattccatcatactgttctaagtttattccatatgagctaacaagggaacctaatggacctatagatcataggctACAATGATCTatgattaactggctaaactcttttatatcgagctaatcaatattcgttaactaataggtcattccactaaagtcccgtagttgcactcctctcactatagatatatttgtgtccatttaaTATAActatgattagtaagttaatccttcacaggttgttcgtaagcttgGCTGGGTTGAAAAGTACCGTTTTATccccaagactacatctttctTCGTCCCACTgaactattgaacaattggttttaaggaTCAAcatataaaccgaatccctctcggatcaatgagagggtggggcccctctgttcaagacttggatttagtccttaagggaaaaacctatctactaaccctaaagcgggtaggagtgaattttgtcttgcaccctatgttcccaactatccaCTGAAATGGGAAGCTTATTGAGCCAACGCTAATAAgttaccctcacctatgcaaatttAAGGAAAATATCGTGTGAATAAGAGTTCACAGTTAgttcaggattaagattaagttacctaggttatcaaaaatcgagatagtcagttttaaatagtaaacgacattataacgtaaaagtgactattttatggttctgtcttatgtaaaccttttacataggatgcccccactttaatgtctctacatgaacgattcatgattacatcgtttgtaataactacaaagcgggccacatccatagtatctttgaataaggtgcccaacctttatttatatactatagattatttaggctatttactcaaacttaatccatatttatgtctctacataaagttcaagtttactcaaaa
The sequence above is drawn from the Cucumis melo cultivar AY chromosome 2, USDA_Cmelo_AY_1.0, whole genome shotgun sequence genome and encodes:
- the LOC103503159 gene encoding jasmonate-induced oxygenase 4-like isoform X2 → MAQNSQIPQTQTLQQQLLINGGHTPESYIYKGGYHGGDSNNNTPLPLAQIPVLDLSQLSSASVGEAPLNHLRLALSTWGCFQATNHGISSSFLEKMRKISEQFFSLPIEEKMRYGREVDGMEGYGNDLIFSNQQILDWSDRLYLVTNPKDERRLEFWPLNPPSFREDLHEYTVKLMKIIDTVLIAMARSLNVEPNSFTDQVGKRPTLFKRFNFYPPCSTPHLVLGLKEHSDGTAITVLLLDKQVEGLELRKDDQWYRVPVPAVADSLLIIIGEQAEIMSNGIFKSLIHRAVTNSERQRISVVSFCCPEKDIEIKPIEGLIDEKRPRLFRSTKNYLQTYFQNYQKGERSVDGLRI
- the LOC103503159 gene encoding jasmonate-induced oxygenase 4-like isoform X1 codes for the protein MHSVLRSELQNAVVSNLPAMASTNPSGTVQDVASKGEVPERYIHKESDRGARNAPLMAAPVIDIALLSSSSKSGPELEKLRHGLQSWGCFQAINHGMTSEYLDEVRQLTKQFFGLSMEEKLKYLKEEHEMEGYGNDMILSNQQILDWTDRLYLTVYPHQSRRFKYWPTNPQRFREVVGEYTTNVKLISEKILKAMARSLDLDESSFLSQYGEQVKLDARFNFYPRCRNPDLVLGVKPHADGSAITILLQDKEVEGLQFMKDNEWYNAPIVTDALLVNVGDQVEITSNGIFKSPVHRVLTNSERERISLAVFYLPDSEKEIEPLEELINESQPRLYKSVKNFVGLYFEYYQQGERPMEAARI